In bacterium YEK0313, one genomic interval encodes:
- the gcvT_2 gene encoding Aminomethyltransferase has translation MTGPGGTTGGPFRLAAGGLVDRGRPLAFSFDGRRYQGLAGDTLASALVANGVRLVGRSFKYHRPRGLLSAGPEEPNGLVELRPDGARREPNSRATTVELHDGLAARSQNRWPSLGFDLMAVNGLAAPLIKAGFYYKTFMWPAAFWEKVYEPLIRRAAGLGRAAEGADPDHYEKAHLFCDLLVVGSGPAGLMAALAAGRAGARVVLCEEDFRLGGRLIAERTEVGGMSGADWVAGILAELDSLDSVVILKRTTVYGAYDHGTFGAVERVSDHLAAPPAHAPRQRAWRIVAKRVVLAAGAIERPLVFGDNDRPGVMLAGAVRTYLNRFGALPGRTAVIFANNDAAAMTALDLAAAGAHVAAIVDPREEPGEAMRAADEAAGARLIAGREVTRAWRGRRDVSGVEILAGGDHLTLGCDLVAMSGGWNPTLHLASHRGHRPVWDEARAAFVPGDLPRGLAVAGAAGGAFGLSAALAEGARAGVAAAAALGFAAAMPNLPETADASAGHRPLWRVTAAKGKSFVDFQNDVTGDDVALAEREGFRAIEHLKRYTTLGMATDQGKTANVNGLAIMAALTEKAIPATGTTTFRPPYTPVALGALAGHHRGPALRPVRLPPAHRVAERRGAVFVEAGAWMRAQYFPRAGETDWLETVSREVTTVRGAAGICDVSTLGKIDIQGADAAAFLERIYVNGWKGLAVGKARYGVMLREDGFVLDDGTTARLGERHFLMTTTTANAAKVMQHLEFCAEVLWPELDVHLASVSDQWAQFAIAGPRSRALVAAVVDAGHDVSREAMPFLAARAVTVGGGVPARLFCLSFSGELAYELAVPAAYGAAALEALLAAGEPLGACAYGTEAMAVMRIEKGHVAGGELNGQTTLGDLGLGRLMSAKKDCIGKVMATRPGLTDPDRLALAGFRPVDRSQRLRAGAHFIPLGVAPRIEADEGHMTSAAFSPTLGHWIGLGLVRRGAARQGERLRAYDPVRGGDVEVEICSPVFVDPEGSKLHG, from the coding sequence ATGACCGGCCCCGGGGGGACCACTGGCGGTCCGTTCCGTCTTGCGGCGGGCGGCCTCGTCGATCGCGGCCGGCCGCTTGCCTTCAGCTTCGACGGCCGCCGCTATCAGGGCCTGGCCGGCGACACGCTCGCCTCCGCCCTGGTCGCCAACGGCGTGCGCCTCGTCGGCCGCTCGTTCAAATATCATCGCCCGCGCGGCCTGCTCTCGGCCGGCCCCGAGGAGCCGAACGGCCTCGTCGAACTGCGCCCGGACGGCGCCAGGCGCGAGCCCAACAGCCGCGCCACCACGGTCGAGCTTCATGACGGCCTCGCCGCCCGAAGCCAGAACCGCTGGCCCTCGCTCGGCTTCGACCTGATGGCGGTGAACGGCCTTGCCGCGCCGCTGATCAAGGCCGGCTTCTACTACAAGACCTTCATGTGGCCGGCGGCCTTCTGGGAGAAGGTCTACGAGCCGCTGATCCGGCGCGCTGCCGGGCTCGGCCGGGCGGCCGAGGGCGCCGATCCCGACCATTACGAGAAGGCGCACCTGTTCTGCGATCTACTGGTGGTCGGCTCGGGGCCGGCCGGGCTGATGGCCGCGCTTGCCGCCGGCCGTGCCGGCGCCCGGGTGGTGCTGTGCGAGGAGGACTTCCGGCTCGGCGGCCGGCTCATCGCCGAGCGCACCGAGGTCGGCGGCATGTCCGGGGCCGACTGGGTGGCCGGCATCCTCGCCGAGCTCGACAGCCTGGACTCCGTCGTCATCCTCAAGCGGACCACCGTCTACGGCGCCTATGACCATGGCACGTTCGGCGCCGTCGAGCGGGTGAGCGATCATCTCGCCGCGCCACCCGCCCATGCGCCGCGCCAGCGCGCCTGGCGCATCGTCGCCAAACGTGTCGTGCTCGCCGCCGGTGCCATCGAGCGGCCGCTGGTCTTCGGCGACAACGATCGGCCGGGCGTCATGCTGGCCGGAGCGGTGCGCACCTATCTCAACCGGTTCGGCGCGCTGCCCGGACGCACCGCGGTGATCTTCGCGAACAATGATGCCGCCGCCATGACGGCGCTCGATCTCGCCGCGGCCGGCGCCCATGTCGCCGCCATCGTCGATCCGCGCGAGGAGCCGGGCGAGGCGATGCGCGCGGCCGACGAGGCGGCCGGCGCCCGGCTGATCGCCGGCCGCGAGGTGACACGGGCGTGGCGCGGCCGGCGCGACGTCTCGGGTGTCGAGATCCTGGCCGGGGGCGACCATCTGACGCTCGGCTGCGACCTCGTCGCCATGTCGGGCGGCTGGAATCCGACGCTGCATCTTGCTTCGCATCGCGGCCACCGGCCGGTCTGGGACGAGGCGCGTGCGGCCTTCGTGCCGGGCGACCTGCCGCGCGGGCTCGCGGTCGCCGGCGCGGCGGGCGGCGCGTTCGGACTGTCGGCGGCGCTCGCCGAGGGCGCCCGGGCCGGCGTCGCCGCGGCCGCGGCTCTCGGTTTCGCCGCCGCCATGCCCAACCTGCCGGAAACGGCGGACGCTTCGGCCGGGCATCGCCCACTGTGGCGGGTGACGGCCGCGAAAGGCAAGAGCTTCGTCGATTTCCAGAACGACGTGACGGGCGACGATGTTGCGCTCGCCGAGCGCGAGGGCTTCCGCGCGATCGAGCACCTGAAGCGCTATACGACGCTCGGCATGGCGACCGACCAGGGCAAGACCGCCAATGTCAACGGGCTCGCCATCATGGCCGCGCTGACCGAGAAGGCGATCCCGGCGACCGGCACGACCACCTTCCGGCCGCCCTATACACCGGTGGCGCTCGGCGCGCTCGCCGGCCATCACCGCGGCCCGGCGCTGCGGCCGGTGCGCCTCCCGCCGGCCCATCGGGTGGCCGAGCGCCGGGGCGCCGTCTTCGTCGAGGCTGGCGCGTGGATGCGCGCGCAGTACTTTCCGCGCGCGGGCGAGACCGACTGGCTCGAAACCGTCAGCCGCGAGGTGACGACGGTGCGTGGCGCGGCCGGCATCTGCGACGTCTCGACCCTCGGCAAGATCGACATCCAGGGCGCCGATGCCGCCGCCTTCCTGGAGCGGATCTATGTCAATGGCTGGAAGGGACTTGCCGTCGGCAAGGCGCGCTACGGCGTGATGCTGCGCGAGGACGGCTTCGTGCTCGACGACGGCACCACGGCCCGGCTCGGCGAGCGGCACTTCCTGATGACGACGACGACGGCCAATGCCGCCAAGGTGATGCAGCATCTCGAATTCTGCGCCGAGGTGCTCTGGCCCGAGCTCGATGTCCACCTGGCTTCCGTCAGCGACCAATGGGCGCAGTTCGCCATTGCCGGGCCGCGCTCGCGCGCGCTTGTCGCGGCGGTGGTCGATGCCGGCCACGACGTCTCGCGCGAGGCCATGCCCTTCCTCGCCGCGCGCGCCGTCACCGTCGGCGGCGGCGTGCCGGCGCGGCTCTTCTGCCTCTCGTTCTCCGGCGAGCTCGCCTACGAGCTGGCGGTGCCGGCGGCCTATGGCGCGGCGGCGCTCGAGGCGCTCCTGGCGGCCGGCGAGCCGCTCGGCGCCTGCGCCTATGGCACCGAGGCGATGGCGGTCATGCGCATCGAGAAGGGCCATGTCGCGGGCGGCGAGCTGAACGGCCAGACGACGCTCGGCGATCTCGGTCTCGGGCGCCTGATGTCGGCGAAGAAGGACTGCATCGGCAAGGTCATGGCGACGAGGCCGGGCCTCACCGATCCGGACCGGCTGGCGCTCGCCGGCTTCCGGCCGGTCGACCGCAGCCAGCGCCTGCGCGCCGGAGCCCATTTCATCCCCCTTGGCGTGGCGCCGCGGATCGAGGCGGACGAGGGCCACATGACCTCGGCCGCGTTCTCGCCGACGCTCGGCCACTGGATCGGCCTCGGCCTCGTCAGGCGCGGCGCCGCGCGCCAGGGCGAACGCCTGCGTGCCTATGATCCGGTGCGCGGCGGCGATGTCGAGGTCGAGATCTGCTCACCCGTCTTTGTCGATCCGGAAGGGAGCAAACTCCATGGCTGA
- a CDS encoding Sarcosine oxidase, delta subunit family, protein MRLSCPFCGERGSEEFAYLGDAGLADRPDPAAPDALGRFDAYVHLRDNPAGPHRELWQHVGGCRSWLLVHRDVRSHEVLAVVPARAEAGAA, encoded by the coding sequence ATGCGGCTTTCCTGTCCCTTCTGCGGCGAGCGTGGCTCGGAGGAATTCGCCTATCTCGGCGATGCCGGCCTTGCCGATAGGCCCGATCCTGCGGCGCCCGACGCGCTCGGCCGCTTCGACGCCTATGTCCATCTGCGCGACAATCCGGCCGGGCCGCACCGGGAGCTCTGGCAGCATGTCGGCGGCTGCCGGTCCTGGCTCCTCGTCCATCGCGACGTGCGCAGCCACGAGGTGCTCGCGGTCGTGCCGGCCCGCGCCGAGGCAGGTGCAGCATGA
- the soxB gene encoding Sarcosine oxidase subunit beta: MRYSVFSLIANALTGHRRWAPVWRTPEPKPGGYDVVIVGGGGHGLAAAYYLAKEHGITNVAVIEKGYLGSGNVGRNTTIIRSNYLLPGNTPFYEWSLKLWEGLEQDINYNAMVSQRGVLNLYHSDAQRDAFAQRGNAMRLNGVDADLLDVHDVRAMVPALDFDNARFPIKGGLLQRRGGTVRHDAVAWGYARAADARGVDLIQNCEVTGIRVESGRAIGVETAKGFIAAKKIGLACAGNSSRVAAMAGLRLPIESHVLQAFVSEGVKPMLDTVVTFGAGHFYISQSDKGGLVFGGDIDGYNSYAQRGNLPIVEDVAECAVSLLPRVSRLRILRSWGGLMDMSMDGSPIIDRTPVEGLYLNAGWCYGGFKATPASGWCFAHTIARDASHALNAAFRLDRFSTGHVIDEKGAGAQPNLH; this comes from the coding sequence ATGCGCTATTCCGTCTTCAGCCTGATCGCCAACGCCCTCACGGGCCATCGCCGCTGGGCGCCGGTCTGGCGCACGCCGGAGCCGAAGCCCGGCGGCTATGACGTCGTCATCGTCGGCGGCGGCGGGCACGGCCTCGCTGCCGCCTACTATCTCGCCAAGGAGCACGGCATCACCAATGTCGCGGTGATCGAGAAGGGCTATCTCGGCTCCGGCAATGTCGGGCGCAACACCACGATCATCCGCTCGAACTACCTCCTGCCCGGCAACACCCCGTTCTACGAATGGTCGCTGAAGCTGTGGGAGGGGCTCGAGCAGGACATCAACTACAATGCGATGGTCAGCCAGCGCGGTGTCCTCAATCTCTATCATTCGGACGCCCAGCGCGACGCCTTCGCCCAGCGCGGCAATGCCATGCGGCTGAACGGCGTCGATGCCGACCTGCTTGATGTCCACGACGTGCGCGCCATGGTTCCCGCGCTCGATTTCGACAATGCCCGGTTCCCAATCAAGGGCGGCCTTTTGCAGCGGCGCGGCGGCACCGTGCGCCACGACGCGGTGGCCTGGGGCTATGCGCGCGCCGCCGATGCGCGCGGTGTCGACCTCATCCAGAACTGCGAGGTGACCGGCATCCGTGTCGAGAGCGGCCGGGCAATCGGCGTCGAGACCGCCAAGGGTTTCATCGCCGCGAAAAAGATCGGGCTCGCCTGCGCCGGCAATTCCTCGCGGGTCGCCGCCATGGCGGGCCTGCGGCTGCCGATCGAAAGCCATGTGCTGCAGGCCTTCGTGTCCGAGGGCGTCAAGCCGATGCTCGACACGGTCGTCACCTTCGGCGCCGGGCATTTCTACATCAGCCAGTCCGACAAGGGCGGACTGGTCTTCGGCGGCGACATCGACGGCTACAATTCCTATGCCCAGCGTGGCAACCTGCCGATCGTCGAGGACGTCGCCGAATGCGCGGTCTCGCTGCTGCCGCGGGTCAGCCGCCTGCGCATCCTCAGATCCTGGGGCGGGTTGATGGACATGTCGATGGACGGCTCGCCGATCATCGACCGCACTCCGGTCGAGGGCCTCTATCTCAATGCCGGCTGGTGTTATGGCGGCTTCAAGGCGACGCCGGCCTCGGGCTGGTGCTTCGCCCACACGATCGCCCGCGATGCGTCGCATGCGCTCAACGCCGCCTTCCGCCTCGACCGGTTCTCCACCGGCCACGTGATCGACGAAAAGGGCGCCGGCGCGCAGCCCAATCTTCACTAG
- the cdhR_7 gene encoding HTH-type transcriptional regulator CdhR — protein sequence MSREPRPKPTAVPSPPSLRVRLPDITDRPIRAGFLLMPGFALLPYSSTVEPLRAANQLSGVTIFSWKHVSLDGRPVRASNGIAMVADHGLDEQPGFDIVFVCAGTGIEGFDHGPTLSWLRALARQGVLLAGISGGPYVLASAGVLDGYRATIHWDHMPGFAERFPKLALTGRLYEIDRDRITCSGGVAPLDLMHTLIAAWRGQELATAVSEWFIQSEVREPDRSQRMALQQRFRVSHPKLLDVLAQMEQRIEEPLDRDTLAQRAGLSVRQLERLFRGYLGRTIGAHYLELRLLRARTLMQQTTLSVLEVAVATGFVSATHFSRCYAKRFGHAPRHERRTDGVSDRSHVVIRQVHVAKG from the coding sequence ATGTCCCGCGAGCCTCGTCCGAAGCCGACCGCCGTGCCCTCGCCCCCCTCGCTCCGCGTCCGCCTGCCCGACATCACCGACCGGCCGATCCGCGCCGGCTTCCTGCTGATGCCGGGCTTTGCCCTGCTGCCCTATTCGTCGACGGTCGAGCCGCTGCGCGCCGCCAACCAGCTCTCCGGCGTGACGATCTTCAGCTGGAAGCACGTGTCGCTGGACGGGCGGCCGGTGCGCGCCTCCAACGGCATCGCCATGGTCGCCGATCACGGCCTCGACGAGCAGCCCGGCTTCGACATCGTCTTCGTCTGCGCCGGCACCGGCATCGAGGGCTTCGACCACGGCCCGACCCTATCCTGGCTGCGCGCGCTGGCGCGGCAGGGCGTGCTGCTCGCCGGCATTTCCGGAGGCCCCTACGTGCTGGCCTCGGCGGGCGTGCTCGACGGCTACCGCGCCACCATCCACTGGGACCACATGCCGGGCTTCGCCGAACGCTTCCCGAAACTGGCGCTGACCGGCCGCCTCTACGAGATCGACCGCGACCGGATCACCTGTTCCGGCGGCGTCGCGCCGCTCGATCTCATGCATACGCTGATCGCCGCCTGGCGCGGCCAGGAGCTCGCCACCGCCGTGTCCGAATGGTTCATCCAGAGCGAGGTGCGTGAACCCGACCGGTCGCAGCGCATGGCGCTGCAGCAGCGCTTCCGGGTCAGCCATCCGAAGCTGCTCGACGTGCTCGCGCAGATGGAGCAGCGCATCGAGGAGCCGCTCGACCGCGACACGCTCGCCCAGCGCGCGGGCCTCTCGGTGCGCCAGCTCGAGCGGCTGTTCCGCGGCTATCTCGGGCGCACCATCGGCGCGCACTATCTCGAGCTGAGGCTGCTGCGCGCGCGCACCCTGATGCAGCAGACGACCCTGTCGGTCCTGGAGGTGGCGGTGGCGACGGGTTTCGTCAGCGCCACCCATTTCTCGCGCTGCTATGCCAAGCGGTTCGGCCACGCGCCGCGGCATGAGCGCCGCACGGACGGCGTCAGCGATCGCAGCCATGTCGTGATCAGGCAGGTTCATGTCGCCAAGGGATAA
- the glnH_4 gene encoding ABC transporter glutamine-binding protein GlnH precursor, which produces MRAFLRAVLAAVAVAVAGLATAANAQGLLDRIRAKGVIVIGVKSDYRPYGFLDPSGAIVGFEIDIAAEIAQRLGVRADYVPVIAANRMEFLQQGRIDMIVASMSDTPQRRQVVGFVEPLYYAGGSSVLTRKTSGIARWADLRGRRVCATQGAYYNRPITERYGANIVAFPSVVEAHNALLSGDCVAFLQDSSLHVGTLASGDARWADFHAPLPTEDEVGWAVGVPLAERDGALGKAVSAIITELARSGRLQELEKKWNLPPSPFLVGLRQRLGS; this is translated from the coding sequence ATGAGAGCTTTCCTGCGGGCGGTGCTCGCCGCCGTCGCCGTTGCCGTTGCCGGTCTTGCCACGGCCGCCAATGCCCAGGGCCTTCTCGACCGGATCCGTGCCAAGGGCGTGATCGTGATCGGCGTGAAGAGCGACTACCGGCCTTACGGTTTTCTCGACCCGTCCGGCGCGATCGTCGGCTTCGAGATCGACATTGCCGCCGAGATCGCCCAACGCCTCGGCGTGCGTGCCGACTATGTGCCGGTGATCGCCGCCAACCGCATGGAGTTCCTGCAGCAGGGGCGCATCGACATGATCGTCGCCAGCATGTCGGACACGCCCCAGCGCCGCCAGGTCGTCGGTTTCGTCGAACCGCTCTATTATGCCGGCGGCTCGTCGGTCCTCACCCGCAAGACATCGGGGATCGCCCGCTGGGCCGACCTGCGCGGCCGCCGTGTCTGCGCGACGCAGGGCGCCTATTACAACCGCCCGATCACCGAACGCTACGGCGCCAATATCGTGGCCTTCCCGAGCGTGGTCGAGGCGCACAATGCGCTGCTGTCGGGCGACTGTGTCGCCTTCCTGCAGGACAGCTCGCTGCACGTCGGCACGCTCGCCTCGGGCGATGCACGCTGGGCCGATTTCCACGCCCCCCTGCCGACCGAGGACGAGGTCGGCTGGGCGGTCGGCGTGCCGCTGGCTGAACGCGACGGAGCCCTCGGCAAGGCGGTCAGCGCCATCATCACCGAGCTCGCCCGCTCGGGCCGGCTGCAGGAGCTGGAAAAGAAGTGGAACCTGCCGCCGAGCCCCTTTCTCGTCGGGCTGCGCCAGCGTCTCGGCAGCTGA
- a CDS encoding MmgE/PrpD family protein: MTQPPRQRLAGYAAARLGAWAAGFDAATDAPAGVREAARRALVDVVGCALAGSRHPTTLAVADHARAHLGGGRCSMAGGAPAGPLAAAMVNATAAHVLDFDDTCFEGVAHISAVVWPAVQAAAETAAATGGDLLSAFIAGAEAEAALGRSLGRGLYDRGWWNTALLGAVGAAAGAARALRLDAGRTTAAIALALAFAGGQRSVLGTTAKPAGCGLAARAGLEAALLARSGIEAPVDALEEPRGFAALANGGHHDPAGFDGLGARFALIDPGFAFKAYPACSAAQAVIEATLMLRIAHGLRPDAVAAVRCEVTPLVVASLTFDRPETPTEAQFSLPYAVARALVDGRFDTASLAPDALADATVRRLMPAIGMTASEALAQSPADLVDHPEAAIVTIDTHDGCHLRQAVPAATGMPANPMPDETLDAKFRANAAPAIGRSPAEALLGRLRGIDGLAQAAGLLTEGEAA, from the coding sequence ATGACGCAGCCGCCACGCCAGAGGCTCGCCGGATATGCCGCCGCAAGGCTGGGCGCCTGGGCGGCCGGCTTCGATGCCGCGACCGATGCGCCCGCCGGCGTGCGCGAAGCGGCCCGGCGCGCGCTCGTCGACGTCGTCGGCTGCGCACTCGCCGGCAGCCGGCACCCGACCACCCTGGCGGTCGCGGACCATGCCCGCGCCCATCTCGGCGGCGGCCGCTGCAGCATGGCGGGCGGCGCCCCGGCCGGACCGCTCGCCGCCGCCATGGTCAACGCGACCGCGGCCCATGTGCTCGATTTCGACGACACCTGTTTCGAGGGCGTCGCGCATATTTCCGCGGTGGTCTGGCCGGCGGTTCAGGCGGCGGCGGAAACCGCCGCGGCAACCGGCGGCGACCTTCTCTCGGCGTTCATCGCCGGCGCCGAGGCCGAGGCGGCCCTCGGCCGGTCGCTCGGCCGAGGGCTCTATGACCGCGGCTGGTGGAACACCGCCCTGCTCGGCGCGGTCGGCGCGGCGGCCGGGGCGGCCCGCGCCCTGCGGCTCGATGCCGGCCGGACGACGGCGGCCATCGCGCTCGCGCTCGCCTTCGCCGGCGGCCAGCGTTCGGTGCTCGGCACCACGGCAAAGCCGGCAGGCTGCGGCCTCGCCGCCCGCGCCGGCCTCGAAGCCGCCCTGCTCGCCCGATCGGGGATCGAGGCGCCGGTCGATGCGCTCGAGGAGCCGCGCGGCTTTGCTGCGCTCGCCAATGGCGGCCATCACGATCCCGCCGGCTTCGATGGCCTCGGCGCCCGCTTCGCGCTGATCGATCCGGGCTTCGCCTTCAAGGCCTATCCGGCCTGCTCGGCCGCGCAGGCCGTGATCGAGGCGACGCTGATGCTGCGCATCGCCCATGGCCTCCGGCCGGACGCCGTCGCGGCGGTCCGCTGCGAGGTCACGCCGCTGGTGGTCGCCTCGCTCACCTTCGACCGGCCGGAAACGCCGACCGAAGCCCAGTTCAGCCTGCCCTATGCGGTTGCCCGCGCGCTCGTCGACGGCCGCTTCGACACGGCGTCGCTGGCGCCGGACGCGCTTGCCGATGCGACAGTACGGCGCCTGATGCCCGCCATCGGCATGACCGCGAGCGAGGCGCTCGCGCAGAGCCCGGCCGACCTCGTCGACCATCCGGAGGCCGCGATCGTCACCATCGACACCCATGACGGCTGCCACCTGAGGCAGGCCGTGCCGGCGGCGACCGGCATGCCTGCCAACCCGATGCCCGATGAGACACTCGACGCGAAGTTCCGCGCCAATGCCGCGCCGGCCATCGGCCGATCGCCGGCCGAAGCCCTGCTCGGGCGTCTGCGCGGCATCGACGGTCTCGCGCAAGCCGCCGGCCTGCTGACCGAAGGCGAGGCGGCATGA
- the yxeN gene encoding putative amino-acid permease protein YxeN produces MIETWLAETGRALQQRYGINLSILYDGYDTGRFVTGLVTTVELSVIAIVLSIAIGLAGAFLIGSRHAPLRGAVRAYVQFFRNTPPLVQLYFFYFAVGSVLPSISDGHGGQMPPISSFAWAVISLSLFAGAFNVEIFRAGIEAVPETTVEAAESLGYDRLQIYRHVTLPLALRVSLPALSNNLVNLVKTTSLAYAIGVPELLYATSQIFSEALNVREMMNVLLVSYFLLVGALVWLMGRWERALRIPGYHP; encoded by the coding sequence ATGATCGAGACCTGGCTCGCCGAGACCGGACGCGCGCTGCAGCAGCGCTACGGTATCAATCTGTCGATCCTCTATGACGGCTATGACACCGGCCGCTTCGTCACCGGGCTCGTCACGACCGTCGAGCTCTCGGTGATCGCGATCGTCCTGTCGATCGCCATCGGGCTTGCCGGCGCCTTTCTCATCGGCTCGCGCCATGCCCCGCTGCGCGGCGCGGTGCGCGCCTATGTCCAGTTCTTCCGCAACACGCCGCCGCTGGTCCAGCTCTACTTCTTCTATTTTGCGGTCGGCAGCGTCCTGCCGTCCATATCGGACGGCCATGGCGGCCAGATGCCGCCGATTTCGAGCTTCGCCTGGGCGGTGATTTCGCTGTCGCTGTTCGCCGGCGCCTTCAATGTCGAGATCTTCCGGGCCGGCATCGAGGCCGTGCCGGAGACGACCGTCGAGGCGGCCGAGTCGCTCGGCTACGACCGGCTGCAGATCTACCGCCATGTGACGCTGCCGCTGGCGCTCAGGGTCTCGCTGCCGGCGCTCAGCAACAACCTCGTCAATCTCGTCAAGACCACCAGCCTCGCCTACGCCATCGGCGTGCCGGAACTGCTCTATGCGACCAGCCAGATCTTCTCCGAAGCGCTCAATGTGCGCGAGATGATGAACGTGCTGCTCGTCTCCTACTTCCTGCTGGTCGGGGCGCTCGTCTGGCTCATGGGCCGCTGGGAACGGGCGCTGCGCATTCCCGGATATCACCCATGA
- the yhdY_4 gene encoding Inner membrane amino-acid ABC transporter permease protein YhdY produces the protein MNQVPLPPRLGELGQPSTWMSGRLLVLLAFASLAFAASALAQAGPLRPGAAEVMLKWAPLILSGFAFNLVVSIVAMALGTAAGALLGLAQIARSRLIRGPSWLVVQFFRNAPWLVLLFYAILLLPYQVTVFGLTVPLPASVKAVIGLALPVMGNVAEIVRGGVRSIPYGQWESAESLAFSRWQTLTMIILPQALKRMIPPWMNLYAVLTMATTLISVVGVEDALARTRAALIAEGRSELLMPMYGLLLILFFAYCYPIARWTRALERRFAVKT, from the coding sequence ATGAACCAAGTCCCGCTCCCGCCGCGCCTCGGCGAGCTCGGTCAGCCTTCGACCTGGATGAGCGGCCGGCTCCTCGTCCTCCTGGCGTTCGCAAGCCTCGCCTTCGCGGCCTCCGCGCTCGCCCAGGCCGGACCGCTGCGGCCGGGCGCGGCCGAGGTCATGCTGAAATGGGCGCCGCTGATCCTCTCCGGTTTTGCCTTCAACCTGGTGGTCAGCATCGTCGCGATGGCGCTCGGCACGGCCGCCGGCGCGCTGCTCGGCCTCGCCCAGATCGCGCGCTCGCGCCTGATCCGCGGTCCGAGCTGGCTCGTCGTCCAGTTCTTCCGCAATGCGCCTTGGCTGGTGCTCCTGTTCTACGCGATCCTGCTCCTGCCTTATCAGGTCACCGTCTTCGGCCTCACCGTACCGCTGCCGGCCTCGGTCAAGGCGGTCATCGGCCTGGCCCTGCCGGTCATGGGCAATGTTGCGGAGATCGTCCGCGGCGGCGTCCGGTCGATCCCCTATGGCCAGTGGGAATCGGCCGAGTCGCTCGCTTTCAGCCGCTGGCAGACGCTCACCATGATCATCCTGCCGCAGGCGCTGAAACGCATGATTCCGCCCTGGATGAACCTCTATGCGGTGCTGACCATGGCGACGACGCTGATCTCGGTGGTCGGAGTCGAGGATGCGCTCGCCCGCACCCGCGCCGCGCTGATCGCCGAGGGACGCAGCGAACTGCTCATGCCGATGTACGGCCTGCTGCTGATCCTGTTCTTCGCCTATTGCTATCCGATCGCCCGCTGGACGCGGGCGCTCGAACGGCGCTTCGCGGTCAAGACCTGA
- the glnQ_7 gene encoding Glutamine transport ATP-binding protein GlnQ, translating to MAGDQAGKASGPDADRAAGAPIVIIDNVAKSFGALPVLRGVSLTVRRGESACIIGPSGSGKSTLLRCINGLAGISSGSIRVDGIEVNDPGLDKRLLRRKVGIVFQQYNLFPHKTVLENIVMAPVHVLGQERRAVEERARSLLARVRLTGKETAYPGELSGGQQQRVAIARSLAMNPLVMLFDEVTAALDPETKKEVLATIRALAADGMTCILVTHEMAFAREMADQVYFTDGGLIVEQGAPTDLFGAPRNERTRAFLNQVL from the coding sequence ATGGCTGGAGACCAGGCTGGCAAGGCCAGCGGACCGGATGCCGATCGGGCAGCCGGCGCGCCGATCGTCATCATCGACAATGTCGCCAAGAGCTTCGGCGCCCTGCCCGTCCTGCGCGGCGTCAGCCTGACGGTCCGGCGCGGCGAAAGCGCCTGCATCATCGGCCCGTCCGGCTCGGGCAAGTCGACGCTGCTGCGTTGCATCAACGGCCTCGCCGGCATCTCCTCCGGCTCGATCCGGGTCGACGGCATCGAGGTCAACGATCCCGGGCTCGACAAGCGCCTGCTGCGTCGCAAGGTCGGCATCGTCTTCCAGCAATACAACCTGTTCCCGCACAAGACGGTGCTCGAGAACATCGTGATGGCGCCGGTCCATGTGCTCGGCCAGGAACGCCGCGCTGTCGAGGAGCGGGCACGCTCCCTGCTCGCCCGGGTCCGCCTGACAGGCAAGGAAACAGCCTATCCAGGCGAGCTCTCCGGCGGCCAGCAGCAGCGCGTCGCCATTGCCCGCTCGCTTGCCATGAACCCGCTCGTCATGCTGTTCGACGAAGTCACCGCCGCGCTCGACCCGGAAACCAAGAAGGAGGTGCTGGCCACCATCCGGGCACTCGCCGCCGACGGCATGACCTGCATCCTGGTGACCCACGAAATGGCCTTCGCCCGCGAGATGGCCGACCAGGTCTATTTCACCGATGGCGGCCTGATCGTCGAGCAGGGGGCTCCGACGGACCTGTTCGGCGCACCGCGCAACGAACGCACGCGCGCCTTCCTGAATCAGGTTCTCTAG